The Mycobacterium seoulense genome has a window encoding:
- a CDS encoding HNH endonuclease signature motif containing protein — protein MGASSREEIVEVFDAFDDDVDRLCGLSFDVLTTPERLRALERLECVARKLRTPQHALINQLSAQASPEELGGALRVGLADRLRITKAEAARRIEEAQDLGERRALTGAPLAPQLSATAAGQRAGLIGDGHVKVIRNFLAQLPAEVDACTRQAAEADLAGKAAGYRPDELAKYAQRVMDWLHPDGEFSDAERARKRAITLGAQEFDGMSRISGLVTPELRAAIEAMLAKLAAPGACNPDDQTPVVDATPDEDAVRRDTRSQAQRNHDAFLAGLRGLLASGELGSHNGLPVSIVVTTTLTDLEAAAGKALTAGGTLVPMSDVIRWAGHAHHYLAIFDKGRSLALWHTKRLASPAQRIMLYAKDRGCTKPGCDAPAYHSQVHHIQGWTTTRRTDIDDLTLACGPDNRLADKGWTTRTNARGETEWLPPAHLDRGQPRTNSFHHPERFLRNEDDEPD, from the coding sequence ATGGGCGCGAGTAGTCGTGAGGAGATCGTGGAGGTCTTCGACGCGTTCGATGATGACGTGGACCGGTTGTGCGGGTTGTCTTTTGACGTGCTGACCACCCCGGAGCGGTTGCGCGCCCTGGAGCGCCTGGAATGCGTGGCCCGTAAGCTGCGCACCCCGCAGCACGCGTTGATCAACCAGCTGAGCGCGCAGGCCAGCCCCGAGGAGTTGGGCGGCGCGCTGCGGGTGGGGCTGGCCGACCGGTTGCGCATCACCAAAGCCGAGGCCGCCCGGCGCATCGAGGAAGCCCAGGATCTCGGGGAGCGTCGGGCGTTGACCGGGGCACCGTTGGCCCCACAGCTCAGCGCGACCGCGGCCGGGCAACGCGCCGGGCTCATCGGTGACGGGCACGTCAAGGTGATCCGCAACTTTTTGGCCCAGCTGCCCGCCGAGGTCGACGCGTGCACCCGGCAGGCCGCCGAGGCCGACCTGGCCGGCAAGGCCGCCGGATACCGACCCGACGAATTGGCCAAATACGCCCAGCGGGTGATGGATTGGCTGCACCCCGACGGGGAATTCAGCGACGCCGAGCGGGCCCGCAAGCGCGCCATCACGCTGGGCGCGCAGGAGTTCGACGGCATGTCCCGCATCAGTGGCCTGGTGACCCCGGAATTGCGGGCCGCCATCGAGGCCATGCTGGCCAAGCTCGCCGCGCCGGGGGCGTGCAACCCCGACGACCAGACACCGGTGGTCGATGCGACACCGGATGAGGACGCGGTCCGGCGCGACACCCGCAGCCAGGCTCAGCGCAACCACGACGCCTTCCTGGCCGGACTGCGCGGCCTGCTGGCCTCCGGGGAACTGGGCTCGCACAACGGGCTGCCCGTGTCGATCGTGGTCACCACCACCTTGACCGATCTCGAAGCGGCCGCCGGCAAGGCGTTGACCGCCGGCGGCACGCTGGTGCCCATGTCGGATGTGATCCGCTGGGCCGGCCACGCCCACCACTACCTGGCCATCTTCGACAAGGGCCGGTCGCTGGCGCTGTGGCACACCAAACGACTGGCCTCCCCCGCACAACGAATCATGCTCTACGCCAAGGATCGCGGCTGCACCAAGCCGGGCTGCGATGCGCCGGCCTACCACAGCCAGGTCCACCACATCCAAGGCTGGACAACCACCCGGCGCACCGACATCGACGACCTCACCCTGGCCTGCGGCCCCGACAACCGCCTCGCCGACAAAGGCTGGACCACCCGCACCAACGCCCGCGGCGAAACCGAATGGCTCCCCCCAGCCCACCTCGACCGCGGCCAACCCCGGACCAACAGCTTCCACCACCCCGAAAGATTCCTCCGCAACGAAGACGACGAACCCGATTGA
- a CDS encoding FUSC family protein, producing the protein MATSRLTLAPAVFAASRAGLRRLRGTWFNLVQTSVAAGVSWYLAHDVLHHPQPFFAPIAAAVSLSISNVLRAQRAIQMMIGVTLGIGMGTLVQGVLGPGAVSIGVAALIALCAAVFIGHGLIGQGMMFANQTVVSAILVLALFHSGVGWERINDALIGGGVAIVFAVLLFPADPLQVLRSARVGVLGVLHGVLTGTADVAAGRRVPAQDWQLAMADRVHQQLGGLIEARTTARQVVRVAPRRWRVREVVRAADHQAIHVVQLAGSVLQLARVVVPAADGCLDRLPTPVPAVLVELAAATALADSDPAGATAYTAAARRGASELQADARDRTEVVLAGAVAACVDDLQRVIDLRHA; encoded by the coding sequence GTGGCGACATCGCGGCTGACGCTGGCTCCCGCGGTTTTCGCCGCGTCCCGCGCCGGACTCAGACGCCTGCGCGGGACCTGGTTCAACCTCGTGCAGACCTCGGTGGCCGCGGGCGTGTCGTGGTACCTCGCGCACGACGTGCTGCACCACCCGCAGCCGTTCTTCGCGCCGATCGCCGCCGCGGTGTCCCTGTCGATCAGCAACGTGTTACGCGCGCAGCGCGCCATTCAGATGATGATCGGCGTGACCCTGGGCATCGGGATGGGCACCCTGGTTCAGGGTGTGCTCGGGCCCGGCGCGGTATCCATCGGCGTCGCCGCGCTGATCGCCCTGTGCGCCGCGGTGTTCATCGGGCACGGCCTGATCGGGCAGGGCATGATGTTCGCCAACCAGACCGTCGTGTCGGCGATCCTGGTGTTGGCGCTCTTCCACAGCGGCGTCGGTTGGGAACGCATCAACGACGCCCTCATCGGGGGCGGGGTGGCCATCGTGTTCGCGGTATTGCTCTTCCCGGCCGACCCGTTGCAGGTGCTGCGCAGCGCGCGGGTCGGCGTGCTGGGCGTCCTGCACGGCGTCCTGACGGGCACCGCGGACGTCGCCGCCGGACGGCGTGTGCCCGCGCAAGACTGGCAGCTGGCGATGGCCGACCGCGTGCACCAGCAACTGGGCGGGCTCATCGAGGCCCGCACCACCGCCCGCCAGGTGGTGCGCGTCGCGCCCCGGCGCTGGAGAGTGCGTGAGGTCGTCCGCGCCGCGGATCACCAGGCCATCCACGTGGTCCAGCTGGCCGGCTCGGTGCTGCAACTGGCCCGCGTCGTCGTCCCCGCGGCGGACGGCTGCCTCGACCGGTTGCCCACGCCCGTGCCCGCCGTCCTGGTCGAGCTCGCGGCGGCGACGGCCCTGGCCGACTCGGACCCCGCCGGGGCCACCGCATATACCGCGGCGGCGCGCCGCGGCGCCTCAGAACTGCAGGCCGACGCCCGCGACCGGACCGAGGTGGTGCTGGCCGGCGCCGTCGCGGCCTGCGTCGACGACCTGCAGCGAGTGATCGACCTCCGGCATGCGTGA
- a CDS encoding MmcQ/YjbR family DNA-binding protein, with translation MATWYDVARIVRELALTSEPSPHDWRVGKKLLAWERPLRPSEREALTREGLEPPGGDILGVRVSDEGVKFGLIADEPGVYFTTPHFDDYPVVLVQLAKISVRDLEDLVTEAWLTQAPKKLVQEFLADSR, from the coding sequence GTGGCCACGTGGTACGACGTCGCCCGCATCGTCCGTGAGCTGGCACTCACCTCGGAGCCGTCGCCGCATGACTGGCGGGTCGGCAAGAAGTTGCTGGCCTGGGAGCGGCCGTTGCGCCCGTCGGAACGCGAGGCGCTCACCCGCGAGGGCTTGGAACCGCCCGGGGGCGACATCCTGGGCGTGCGGGTCTCGGACGAGGGGGTCAAGTTCGGGTTGATCGCCGACGAGCCGGGCGTGTACTTCACGACACCGCATTTCGACGACTACCCGGTGGTGCTGGTCCAGCTGGCCAAGATCTCGGTCCGCGACCTCGAGGACCTGGTCACCGAGGCTTGGCTGACGCAGGCCCCGAAGAAGTTGGTCCAGGAATTCCTGGCCGACTCCCGCTGA
- a CDS encoding nitroreductase family deazaflavin-dependent oxidoreductase, giving the protein MTQMPDTETINAFNKSIIDEFHANGGKVGGQFENADLLLLTTTGAKSGQPRVSPLAYFRIDGKLIIIGSFAGAPVSPAWVHNLRANPAARVEIGTPQGVQEFAVTAHELPSDERDALFDKITAAAPGFAEYQSKTSRVIPLFELQRT; this is encoded by the coding sequence ATGACCCAAATGCCTGACACCGAGACCATCAACGCGTTCAACAAGAGCATCATCGACGAGTTCCACGCCAACGGCGGCAAGGTGGGCGGCCAGTTCGAGAACGCCGACCTGCTGTTGCTCACCACCACCGGCGCCAAGTCCGGCCAGCCCCGAGTCTCGCCGCTGGCCTACTTCCGCATCGACGGCAAGCTCATCATCATCGGCTCGTTCGCCGGCGCACCGGTCAGTCCGGCGTGGGTGCACAATCTGCGGGCCAACCCGGCGGCCCGGGTCGAGATCGGCACCCCGCAGGGAGTGCAAGAGTTCGCCGTGACGGCGCACGAGTTGCCGTCCGACGAGCGCGACGCGCTCTTCGACAAGATCACCGCCGCCGCACCCGGGTTCGCCGAATACCAGTCGAAGACCAGCCGGGTCATCCCGTTGTTCGAATTGCAGCGCACCTAG
- a CDS encoding transglutaminase family protein, producing the protein MISLVSEADAGAARRHRVTHRTEYRYSDVVTSSYGRGFLTPRDLLRQRCVEHRLTIEPAPADVSTSGDVYGNISSYFHVTEPHHTLTVTSDSIVDVYPPAPGLFTAGPAVQPWEAARPTGGGGALAAEFTLDLNPPEITDEVREYAAPSFAPQRPLVDVLRDLASRIFTDFTYRSGSTTISTGVNEVLAAREGVCQDFARLAIACLRANGLAASYVSGYLATDPPPGKDRMIGIDATHAWAAVWTPQQPGQFEWLGLDPTNDQLVDERYIIVGRGRDYADVPPLRGIIYTNSEHSVIDVAVDVVPFEGDALHA; encoded by the coding sequence GTGATCAGCCTTGTGTCTGAAGCCGACGCCGGGGCCGCCCGCCGCCATCGGGTGACCCACCGCACCGAGTATCGGTACTCCGACGTCGTGACCAGCTCCTACGGCCGCGGCTTTCTCACGCCGCGCGACTTGCTGCGCCAGCGCTGCGTGGAGCACCGGCTGACCATCGAACCGGCCCCGGCCGACGTTTCCACCAGCGGCGACGTCTACGGCAACATCAGCTCGTACTTCCACGTCACCGAGCCGCACCACACCCTGACCGTCACCAGCGACTCGATCGTGGACGTGTATCCGCCGGCCCCCGGGCTCTTTACCGCCGGGCCGGCGGTGCAGCCGTGGGAGGCCGCCCGTCCGACGGGAGGCGGGGGAGCGCTCGCCGCCGAATTCACCCTGGACCTGAATCCCCCCGAGATCACCGACGAGGTCCGCGAGTATGCGGCGCCCAGTTTCGCCCCGCAACGCCCGCTGGTCGATGTGCTGCGTGACCTCGCGTCGCGGATCTTCACCGACTTCACCTACCGATCGGGCTCGACGACGATTTCCACCGGGGTAAATGAGGTTCTGGCGGCCCGGGAAGGGGTATGTCAGGACTTTGCACGGCTGGCAATCGCCTGCCTGCGCGCCAACGGTTTGGCGGCCAGCTACGTGTCCGGCTACCTGGCCACCGACCCGCCACCGGGGAAGGATCGAATGATCGGTATAGACGCCACCCACGCTTGGGCGGCGGTGTGGACACCGCAGCAGCCAGGCCAATTCGAGTGGCTGGGTTTGGATCCCACGAACGACCAACTGGTCGACGAGCGCTACATCATCGTGGGACGCGGCCGCGACTACGCGGACGTGCCGCCGCTGCGGGGCATCATCTACACGAACTCGGAACACAGCGTGATCGACGTCGCCGTCGACGTGGTGCCCTTCGAGGGGGACGCGCTCCATGCGTGA
- the aspS gene encoding aspartate--tRNA ligase, whose amino-acid sequence MFVLRSHAAGSLRSSDAGQQVTLAGWVARRRDHGGVIFIDLRDASGIAQVVFRNADVLAQAHRLRAEFCVAVTGVVEIRPEGNANPEIATGDIEVNVASLTVLGESAPLPFQLDEPAGEELRLKYRYLDLRRDGPAAAMRLRSKVNAAARSVLARHDFVEVETPTITRSTPEGARDFLVPSRLHPGSFYALPQSPQLFKQLLMVAGMERYYQIARCYRDEDFRADRQPEFTQLDMEMSFVDAEDIIAISEEILTALWALIGYQVPTPIPRITYADAMRRFGSDKPDMRFSLELVECTEFFKDTTFRVFQAPYVGAVVMPGGASQPRRTLDGWQEWAKQRGHRGLAYVLVGDDGTLSGPVAKNLSDAERDGLATHVGAKPGDCIFFSAGPPRSSRALLGAARNEIADRLGLIDPEAWAFVWVVDPPLFEPADEATAAGDVAVGSGAWTAVHHAFTSPKPEYEGVVDTDPGAVLADAYDIVCNGNEIGGGSIRIHRRDIQERVFAVMGLDKAEAEEKFGFLLEAFTFGAPPHGGIAFGWDRINALLSRVDSIREVIAFPKTGGGVDPLTDAPAPITAQQRKESGIDAKPEEVDRA is encoded by the coding sequence GTGTTTGTGCTGCGCAGCCACGCCGCCGGTTCGCTGAGAAGTAGCGACGCCGGGCAGCAGGTGACGCTGGCGGGCTGGGTGGCTCGCCGCCGCGACCACGGCGGCGTCATCTTCATCGACCTGCGCGACGCCTCCGGCATCGCGCAGGTGGTGTTCCGCAACGCTGACGTCCTGGCCCAGGCGCACCGGCTGCGCGCCGAGTTCTGCGTCGCGGTCACCGGTGTGGTGGAGATCCGCCCGGAGGGCAACGCCAACCCGGAGATCGCCACCGGCGACATCGAGGTCAACGTCGCGTCGCTGACCGTGCTCGGCGAGAGCGCGCCGCTGCCGTTCCAGCTCGACGAGCCCGCCGGCGAGGAGCTGCGGCTGAAGTACCGCTACCTGGACCTGCGCCGCGACGGCCCGGCCGCGGCAATGCGCCTGCGCTCCAAGGTGAATGCCGCGGCGCGCTCGGTGCTGGCCCGGCACGACTTCGTCGAGGTCGAGACGCCGACGATCACCCGCTCCACACCGGAAGGCGCCCGCGACTTTCTGGTGCCCTCACGGTTGCATCCCGGATCGTTCTACGCGCTGCCCCAGAGCCCGCAGCTGTTCAAGCAGCTGCTGATGGTGGCCGGGATGGAGCGCTACTACCAGATCGCCCGCTGCTATCGCGACGAGGACTTCCGCGCCGACCGCCAGCCCGAGTTCACCCAGCTCGACATGGAGATGAGCTTCGTCGACGCCGAGGACATCATCGCCATCTCCGAGGAGATCCTGACCGCCTTGTGGGCGCTGATCGGATACCAGGTCCCGACGCCCATCCCGCGGATCACCTACGCCGACGCGATGCGCAGGTTTGGCTCGGACAAGCCGGACATGCGGTTCTCACTCGAGCTCGTCGAGTGCACAGAGTTCTTCAAAGACACCACCTTTCGCGTGTTCCAGGCGCCCTACGTGGGCGCGGTCGTGATGCCCGGCGGGGCGTCGCAGCCGCGGCGCACGCTGGACGGCTGGCAGGAGTGGGCCAAACAGCGCGGGCACCGCGGGCTGGCCTACGTGCTGGTCGGTGACGACGGCACACTGAGCGGTCCGGTGGCCAAGAACCTCAGCGACGCGGAACGGGACGGGCTGGCCACCCATGTCGGGGCGAAGCCGGGGGACTGCATCTTCTTCTCGGCCGGCCCGCCGAGGTCGTCGCGGGCCCTGCTGGGGGCCGCGCGGAACGAGATCGCCGACCGGCTGGGCCTGATCGATCCGGAGGCGTGGGCGTTCGTCTGGGTGGTGGACCCGCCGCTGTTCGAGCCCGCCGACGAGGCGACCGCCGCCGGTGACGTGGCCGTCGGCTCCGGGGCATGGACCGCGGTGCATCACGCGTTCACCTCGCCCAAGCCGGAGTACGAGGGTGTGGTCGACACCGACCCCGGCGCCGTGCTCGCCGACGCCTACGACATCGTCTGCAACGGCAACGAGATCGGCGGCGGCTCGATCCGTATCCACCGCCGCGACATCCAGGAGCGCGTGTTCGCCGTCATGGGCCTGGACAAAGCCGAGGCCGAGGAAAAGTTCGGATTCCTGTTGGAGGCGTTCACCTTTGGCGCACCGCCCCACGGCGGAATCGCCTTCGGCTGGGACCGGATCAACGCGCTGCTGTCCCGGGTGGACTCGATCCGCGAGGTGATCGCGTTCCCCAAGACCGGCGGCGGCGTCGACCCGCTCACCGACGCGCCCGCGCCGATCACCGCTCAGCAGCGCAAGGAGTCCGGAATAGACGCCAAGCCGGAGGAAGTTGACCGGGCATGA
- a CDS encoding zinc-binding metallopeptidase family protein, which translates to MRDFNCPNCGQRLTFENSTCLNCGSALGFSLDQMALLVIVEGNAGEHAGFVDASEYQLCANLRLAECNWLVPVNNPRLLCASCALTTVRPNDADSAGLAEFARAEAAKRRLIAELHELKLPIIGRDEDPEQGLAFHLLSSAQEKVLTGHDNGVITLDLAEGDDVHREQLRVEMEEPYRTLLGHFRHEIGHYYFYRLIAPSSDYLARFNELFGDPDADYQEALDRHYSEGPPEDWQEDFVSSYATMHPAEDWAETFAHYLHIRDTLDTSAWCGFVSASATFDRPALGPSAFQTIIDTWLPLSWSLNMVNRSMGHDDLYPFVLPVAVLEKMKFIHTVIDEVTSESRGPVTVAS; encoded by the coding sequence ATGCGTGACTTCAACTGCCCCAACTGCGGCCAGCGCCTGACGTTCGAGAACTCCACCTGCCTGAACTGTGGCAGCGCGCTCGGGTTTTCGCTCGACCAGATGGCCCTGTTGGTGATCGTCGAGGGCAACGCCGGCGAGCACGCCGGGTTCGTGGACGCTTCCGAGTATCAGCTGTGCGCCAATCTGCGACTGGCCGAATGCAATTGGCTGGTGCCGGTCAACAATCCCCGGCTGCTGTGCGCGTCCTGCGCGCTGACCACCGTGCGGCCCAACGACGCCGACTCCGCCGGCCTGGCCGAGTTCGCCCGGGCCGAGGCGGCCAAGCGGCGGCTGATCGCCGAGCTGCACGAGCTCAAGCTGCCGATCATCGGGCGCGACGAAGACCCCGAGCAGGGATTGGCCTTCCACCTGCTGTCCAGCGCGCAGGAGAAGGTGCTGACGGGCCACGACAACGGGGTCATCACGCTGGACCTGGCCGAGGGCGACGACGTGCACCGCGAGCAGTTGCGGGTGGAGATGGAGGAACCGTACCGCACCCTGCTCGGGCACTTCCGGCACGAGATCGGGCACTACTACTTCTACCGGCTGATCGCCCCGTCCAGCGATTACCTCGCGCGCTTCAACGAGCTGTTCGGCGACCCCGACGCCGACTACCAGGAGGCGCTCGATCGGCATTACAGCGAGGGGCCGCCCGAGGACTGGCAGGAAGACTTCGTGTCTTCGTATGCCACCATGCATCCCGCCGAGGACTGGGCCGAGACGTTCGCGCACTACCTGCACATCCGCGACACCCTGGACACCTCGGCGTGGTGCGGCTTCGTCTCGGCGTCGGCGACCTTCGACCGTCCTGCGTTGGGCCCCAGCGCTTTTCAGACGATCATCGACACGTGGCTGCCGCTGTCGTGGTCGCTGAACATGGTGAACCGGTCGATGGGCCACGACGACCTGTACCCGTTCGTGCTGCCCGTCGCGGTGCTGGAGAAGATGAAATTCATCCACACCGTCATCGACGAGGTGACGTCGGAATCGCGGGGGCCCGTCACCGTCGCGAGCTAG
- a CDS encoding circularly permuted type 2 ATP-grasp protein yields MVFADRTFGAGVAPAAGGRHEDGYDADRLLAGYRAARAQEALFDLRHGPSAGYDEFVDRDGNVRPAWAELADTIAERGRAGLDRLRSVVRGLIDSDGITYTDVDPGHGLEPRPWILDTLPLVLSAAEWEALEAGLVQRSRLLDAVLADLYGPRSLLTEGVLPPELLFAHPGYVRAANGIEVPGHHQLFLHACDVSRLPDGTFRVNADWTQAPSGAGYALADRRVVAHSIPDLYERIVPRPTTPFAQALRLALIDAAPDDAQDPVVVVLSPGIFSETAFDQAYLATLLGFPLVESADLVVRDGKLWMRSLGTLKRVDVVLRRVDADYTDPLDLRADSRLGVAGLVEACHRGTVTVVNTLGSGILENPGLLRFLPKLSERLLSEAPLLQTAPVYWGGIAAERSHLLANLSSLLVKSTIGGKTHVGPTLSSYQLAQLAARVEKMPWQWIGQELPQFSSAPTDHAGVLSSAGVGIRLFNVAQRGGYAPMIGGVGYVLAPGPAAYTLQTVAAKDVWVRPTERARAEAVSLPSPVPPAKTAAGTWGVSSPRVLSDLFWIGRYGERAESMARLLLVARDRFHVYRHQQHTEESECVPVLMAALARITGADTGTDDRADDGAGDGAEMIAVAPSTLWSLTVDPDRPGSLLQSVEGLALAARAVRDQMSNDTWMVLAGVERALAQRREPPDSLAEADALLASAQVQTLSGMLTLAGVAGESMVRDVGWTMMDIGKRIERGLWLTALLRATLTAVRGPAAEQTIIEATLVACESSVIYRRRTVGKVSVAAVAELMLFDAQNPRSLLYQVERLRTNLKDLPGASGSSRPERLVEEIGTLLRRSHPAELEVVSADGLRAELADLLGAVDAGLRELAEVITTTQLALPGGMQPLWGPDVRRVMPA; encoded by the coding sequence ATGGTGTTTGCCGACAGGACATTCGGCGCCGGCGTAGCCCCGGCCGCTGGTGGGCGCCACGAGGACGGCTACGACGCCGACCGGCTGCTGGCCGGGTACCGGGCCGCGCGCGCCCAGGAGGCGCTCTTCGACCTTCGGCACGGCCCGTCCGCCGGCTACGACGAATTCGTCGACCGGGACGGCAACGTGCGGCCGGCCTGGGCGGAGCTGGCCGACACCATCGCCGAGCGCGGCCGGGCGGGGCTCGACCGGCTCCGCTCGGTGGTGCGCGGCCTGATCGACAGCGACGGCATCACCTACACCGACGTCGATCCCGGCCATGGCCTGGAGCCGCGGCCGTGGATCCTGGACACGCTGCCGCTCGTGCTCTCGGCCGCGGAGTGGGAGGCGCTCGAGGCGGGCCTGGTGCAGCGGTCCCGGCTGCTCGACGCCGTGCTCGCCGACCTGTACGGCCCGCGCAGCCTGCTCACCGAGGGCGTGCTGCCGCCGGAGCTGCTGTTCGCCCATCCCGGCTACGTGCGCGCAGCCAACGGCATCGAAGTGCCCGGGCATCACCAGCTGTTCCTGCACGCCTGCGACGTCAGCCGGTTGCCGGACGGCACCTTCCGGGTCAACGCCGACTGGACGCAGGCGCCGTCGGGTGCCGGCTACGCGCTCGCCGACCGGCGCGTCGTCGCGCACTCGATTCCCGATCTCTACGAACGGATCGTGCCGCGCCCGACGACGCCGTTCGCGCAGGCGTTGCGGCTGGCGCTGATCGATGCCGCACCCGACGACGCTCAGGACCCGGTCGTGGTGGTTCTCAGCCCGGGTATCTTCTCCGAAACCGCCTTCGACCAGGCGTATCTGGCCACGCTACTGGGGTTCCCGCTGGTGGAGAGCGCGGATCTGGTGGTGCGCGACGGCAAGCTGTGGATGCGCTCGCTGGGCACCTTGAAACGGGTCGACGTCGTCCTTCGCCGGGTCGACGCCGACTACACCGACCCCCTCGACCTGCGCGCCGACTCCCGGCTCGGCGTGGCCGGCCTGGTCGAGGCGTGCCACCGCGGGACGGTGACCGTCGTCAACACACTGGGCAGTGGCATTCTGGAAAACCCTGGGCTGCTTCGGTTTTTACCCAAGCTGTCCGAGCGCCTGCTCTCCGAGGCGCCGCTGCTGCAAACGGCGCCGGTCTACTGGGGCGGCATCGCCGCCGAACGGTCGCACTTGCTGGCGAATCTGTCTTCGCTGCTGGTGAAGTCCACCATCGGTGGGAAAACCCATGTCGGGCCGACTCTTTCGTCGTATCAGTTGGCGCAATTGGCCGCCCGGGTCGAGAAGATGCCGTGGCAGTGGATCGGTCAGGAGCTGCCGCAGTTCTCGTCGGCGCCCACCGATCATGCCGGGGTGTTGTCGTCGGCCGGCGTCGGCATCCGGTTGTTCAATGTCGCCCAGCGCGGCGGATACGCCCCGATGATCGGCGGCGTCGGCTACGTGCTGGCGCCCGGCCCCGCCGCGTACACGCTGCAAACCGTTGCCGCCAAGGATGTTTGGGTGCGCCCGACGGAGCGCGCGCGAGCCGAGGCGGTAAGCCTGCCGTCGCCCGTGCCGCCGGCGAAGACGGCCGCGGGCACCTGGGGCGTCAGCTCGCCGCGTGTGCTGTCGGACCTCTTCTGGATCGGCCGCTACGGCGAACGCGCAGAGAGCATGGCGCGGTTGCTGCTCGTCGCCCGGGACAGGTTCCACGTCTACCGGCATCAGCAGCACACCGAGGAAAGCGAATGCGTGCCCGTGCTGATGGCGGCGCTGGCCCGGATCACCGGAGCCGACACCGGGACCGACGACAGGGCCGACGACGGGGCCGGCGACGGGGCCGAGATGATCGCCGTGGCCCCCTCCACGCTGTGGTCACTGACCGTGGACCCGGACCGGCCGGGATCCCTGCTGCAGTCGGTGGAGGGTTTGGCGCTGGCCGCCCGGGCGGTGCGCGACCAGATGTCCAACGACACCTGGATGGTGCTGGCCGGGGTGGAACGCGCGCTGGCCCAGCGGCGGGAGCCGCCGGATTCCCTGGCCGAGGCCGACGCGCTGCTCGCGTCGGCTCAGGTGCAGACGCTGTCCGGGATGCTGACCCTGGCGGGGGTGGCCGGCGAGTCGATGGTGCGCGACGTGGGCTGGACGATGATGGACATCGGCAAGCGCATCGAACGGGGCCTCTGGCTGACCGCGCTGCTGCGGGCCACGCTGACCGCCGTCCGCGGGCCCGCCGCCGAGCAGACGATCATCGAGGCGACGCTGGTGGCGTGCGAGTCCTCGGTCATCTACCGACGCCGCACCGTGGGCAAGGTCAGCGTCGCGGCCGTGGCCGAGCTGATGCTGTTCGACGCGCAGAACCCGCGGTCGTTGCTGTATCAGGTCGAGCGGCTGCGGACCAACCTCAAGGATCTGCCGGGGGCGTCGGGGTCGTCGCGTCCGGAGCGGCTGGTGGAAGAGATCGGCACCCTGCTGCGCCGCTCGCATCCCGCCGAGCTGGAAGTCGTCAGCGCCGACGGGCTGCGCGCGGAGCTGGCCGACCTGCTCGGTGCGGTAGACGCCGGGTTGCGCGAGCTGGCCGAGGTCATCACCACCACGCAGCTGGCGCTGCCCGGTGGCATGCAGCCGTTGTGGGGCCCCGACGTGCGCCGGGTGATGCCGGCCTAG